In Oleiharenicola lentus, the following are encoded in one genomic region:
- a CDS encoding Sec-independent protein translocase subunit TatA/TatB encodes MPGLLHLSPAFIEGIGGPELLMIMFVILLLFGADRLPDLARGFGRAMREFKKATSGVEQEVRKAMAEPPPPPSPRPVGTVGQGDAPKPYIPPSPSSPPPSAE; translated from the coding sequence ATGCCCGGCCTATTGCATCTTTCCCCCGCCTTCATCGAGGGCATTGGCGGTCCCGAACTGCTGATGATCATGTTCGTGATCCTGCTGCTGTTCGGCGCCGACCGCCTGCCGGACCTGGCCCGCGGCTTCGGCCGTGCGATGCGGGAGTTCAAGAAGGCCACCAGCGGCGTCGAGCAGGAGGTCCGCAAGGCCATGGCCGAGCCGCCGCCCCCGCCCTCGCCGCGGCCCGTCGGCACCGTCGGCCAGGGCGACGCGCCGAAACCCTACATCCCGCCTAGCCCTTCCTCCCCGCCGCCGTCCGCGGAGTGA
- a CDS encoding ABC transporter permease, producing MRTILVLVRKDFTTFFRNKAAVSLTFIVPFALIWIFGGVFGINRKDTGPSGIPLAVVNASDNPAAAKLLAALQAEPAFKVITTTTAGDKTARPLREEDLTPLMRDNKFRFALVIPADVVSEQEFGLHLKIYSNPRNEIETQMVNGILQKTIFANVPQLLGQSLLARGRGFIGGERQQSFNRDLATSIARSFGGNADDILKDIESGNFGFGERAGSSAGSTAPAESLFAQAVRIESVQVAGQDVKSPAATRIVGGWAMQFLLFALSGAATALFYERDHGIFHRILAGPVGRSQILWSKFLFGVSVGVLQLTVLFIGGRILYGIDVENHFGLLLLMCVFAASACTAFGMLIASLTSSPEAASGLATFVILVMCAVGGAWFPVTFMPEFIQQLSKLTIVYWAMEGFAQVLWANASFVELLPTLAILGGIALAVMGIAVWRFNRGNIFG from the coding sequence ATGCGCACCATTCTCGTTCTCGTCCGCAAGGACTTCACCACGTTCTTCCGCAACAAGGCGGCGGTCTCGCTGACTTTCATCGTGCCCTTCGCCCTCATCTGGATCTTCGGTGGCGTTTTCGGCATCAACCGCAAAGACACCGGCCCGAGCGGCATCCCGCTCGCCGTAGTCAACGCCAGCGACAATCCCGCGGCGGCGAAACTCCTCGCGGCCCTACAGGCCGAGCCCGCTTTCAAGGTGATCACCACCACGACCGCAGGCGACAAAACGGCGCGCCCGCTGCGCGAGGAGGATCTGACGCCGCTGATGCGCGACAACAAATTCCGCTTCGCCCTGGTGATCCCGGCCGACGTGGTCAGCGAGCAGGAGTTCGGGCTGCACCTGAAAATCTACAGCAACCCGCGCAACGAGATCGAAACCCAGATGGTGAACGGCATCCTCCAGAAAACGATCTTTGCCAACGTTCCGCAGCTGCTCGGGCAGTCGTTGCTCGCACGCGGGCGGGGCTTCATCGGCGGTGAGCGCCAGCAGTCGTTCAACCGCGACCTCGCCACCAGCATTGCACGCAGTTTCGGCGGCAATGCCGACGACATTCTCAAGGACATCGAGAGCGGTAATTTCGGCTTCGGCGAGCGCGCGGGCAGCTCCGCGGGTTCGACCGCTCCCGCGGAATCGCTCTTCGCCCAGGCGGTGCGCATCGAGTCGGTGCAGGTGGCCGGGCAGGACGTGAAGTCTCCGGCCGCCACGCGCATTGTCGGCGGCTGGGCCATGCAGTTCCTGCTTTTCGCGCTGAGCGGTGCCGCTACGGCCCTGTTCTATGAGCGCGACCACGGCATTTTTCATCGCATCCTGGCCGGACCGGTCGGCCGGTCCCAGATCCTGTGGAGCAAGTTCCTCTTCGGCGTGAGCGTCGGTGTGCTACAGCTCACCGTGCTCTTCATCGGCGGGCGGATTCTCTACGGAATCGACGTGGAAAATCACTTCGGGCTGCTTTTGCTGATGTGTGTGTTCGCGGCCTCGGCCTGCACGGCGTTCGGCATGCTGATCGCCTCGCTGACTTCCTCGCCCGAAGCGGCCAGCGGGCTGGCGACATTCGTGATCCTGGTCATGTGCGCGGTTGGCGGGGCATGGTTCCCCGTGACGTTCATGCCGGAGTTCATCCAGCAGCTGAGCAAGCTGACGATCGTCTATTGGGCGATGGAAGGCTTCGCGCAGGTGCTCTGGGCCAACGCATCGTTCGTTGAGCTGCTCCCGACGCTGGCCATCCTCGGGGGCATCGCGCTTGCGGTGATGGGCATCGCGGTGTGGCGCTTCAACCGCGGAAATATCTTCGGCTGA
- a CDS encoding ABC transporter ATP-binding protein — translation MLSLENITKRYGALTALDGVSLRIEAGEFFGLLGPNGAGKSTLMSLVAGLRSPDAGALTLNGQPLTAADPSARLALGLVPQHIALYPKLSAEQNLRVFGQLYGLGGATLRERIDQGLEAMQLADRRRDLVQTFSGGMQRRLNIIASLLHRPKLLLCDEPTVGVDPQSRSAIFEFLEKLNREGLTVIYSTHYMEEATRLCSRIGIIDHGKIHALGTLDELLLKLPFEEEIRFPADENTATLAAQLAGHGAIAKAGDTYSFRPQPGMKLSHFYTQSEARGLPARLFTSQRPTLEALFLHLTGRTLRE, via the coding sequence ATGCTCTCCCTTGAAAACATCACCAAGCGCTACGGCGCGCTCACGGCGCTCGATGGCGTTTCGCTGCGGATCGAAGCCGGCGAATTCTTCGGTCTGCTCGGCCCCAATGGCGCCGGCAAGTCCACGCTCATGTCGCTGGTCGCCGGTCTGCGTTCCCCGGATGCCGGCGCGCTCACCCTGAATGGCCAACCGCTCACGGCCGCCGATCCGTCGGCGCGTCTTGCGCTGGGGCTCGTGCCACAGCACATCGCGCTCTACCCAAAGCTCAGCGCGGAACAGAACCTCCGGGTCTTCGGTCAGCTCTACGGGCTCGGCGGAGCCACGTTGCGCGAGCGCATCGATCAGGGACTCGAGGCCATGCAGCTGGCGGACCGTCGCCGCGATCTCGTGCAGACCTTCTCCGGCGGCATGCAGCGCCGCCTCAACATCATCGCCTCGCTCCTGCACCGGCCGAAACTCCTGCTATGCGACGAGCCCACCGTCGGCGTGGACCCGCAGTCGCGCAGCGCCATCTTTGAGTTTCTCGAGAAACTCAATCGCGAAGGCCTGACGGTGATTTACTCCACGCACTACATGGAGGAGGCCACTCGGCTGTGCTCGCGCATCGGCATCATCGACCACGGCAAGATCCATGCGCTGGGCACGCTCGACGAACTGCTGCTCAAGCTGCCCTTCGAGGAGGAGATCCGGTTTCCAGCCGATGAAAATACCGCGACGCTGGCCGCGCAGTTGGCCGGACACGGTGCCATCGCCAAGGCCGGCGACACCTACAGTTTCCGCCCTCAACCCGGGATGAAGCTGTCCCATTTCTACACGCAGTCCGAAGCCCGCGGACTGCCCGCGCGCCTCTTCACCAGCCAGCGCCCGACGCTTGAAGCGCTCTTTCTCCATCTCACCGGCCGCACGCTCCGCGAATAA
- a CDS encoding Smr/MutS family protein gives MASDDPEQPVAIPITGELDLHTFRPAEIASLLDDYFAECRRRGIFRVRVVHGKGTGTLRTTVHAHLRRSPGVAGFAHGDENSGGWGATIVTLKPDNSC, from the coding sequence ATGGCCTCCGACGACCCCGAACAGCCCGTCGCCATCCCCATCACGGGTGAACTCGACTTGCACACGTTCCGGCCCGCGGAGATCGCGTCGTTGCTCGACGACTATTTTGCCGAGTGCCGTCGGCGTGGAATTTTTCGCGTGCGGGTGGTGCACGGCAAGGGCACCGGCACGCTGCGCACCACGGTGCACGCGCATCTGCGCCGCTCGCCCGGCGTGGCGGGCTTCGCGCACGGCGACGAGAACAGCGGAGGCTGGGGCGCGACCATCGTTACACTCAAACCGGATAATTCCTGCTGA
- a CDS encoding TIGR00266 family protein yields MNAMHEIDYKIHGDDMQFVEIELDPQEAVVAEAGGMMYMDDGIAMQTIFGDGSQQNSGFMGALLGAGKRLLTGESLFMTVFQNQQMGKKKVAFGAPYPGKIIPAHLKELGGELIVQKDSFLCAAKGVSVGIAFQKRLGAGLFGGEGFIMQRLTGDGWAFVHAGGTLMERTLNPGEVLRVDTGCIVGFQPSVDYDIQMVGGIKSALFGGEGLFFATLRGPGKIWLQSLPFSRLAGRIVAAAPQTGRGGREEGSLLGGIGRVLDGDNR; encoded by the coding sequence ATGAACGCCATGCACGAAATTGACTACAAGATCCACGGCGACGACATGCAGTTCGTCGAGATTGAGCTCGATCCGCAGGAGGCCGTCGTGGCCGAGGCGGGCGGCATGATGTATATGGACGACGGCATCGCCATGCAGACCATCTTCGGCGACGGCTCGCAGCAGAACTCCGGCTTCATGGGCGCGCTGCTCGGGGCCGGCAAGCGCCTGCTCACGGGCGAATCGCTCTTCATGACGGTCTTCCAGAACCAGCAGATGGGAAAAAAGAAGGTCGCGTTCGGCGCACCCTACCCCGGCAAGATAATCCCCGCCCACCTCAAGGAACTCGGCGGCGAGCTGATTGTGCAGAAGGACTCTTTTCTGTGCGCGGCCAAGGGCGTGAGCGTCGGCATTGCCTTCCAAAAGCGCCTCGGCGCCGGTCTCTTCGGTGGCGAAGGCTTCATCATGCAGCGGCTCACCGGCGACGGCTGGGCCTTTGTCCATGCCGGCGGCACGCTCATGGAGCGCACGCTCAACCCGGGCGAAGTCCTCCGCGTGGACACGGGCTGCATCGTGGGCTTCCAGCCCAGCGTGGATTACGACATCCAGATGGTCGGCGGCATCAAATCCGCGTTGTTCGGCGGCGAGGGCCTGTTCTTCGCCACGCTGCGCGGCCCCGGAAAGATCTGGCTTCAGTCCCTGCCTTTCTCCCGCCTGGCCGGTCGCATCGTCGCGGCTGCTCCGCAGACGGGCCGCGGCGGGCGCGAGGAAGGCTCGCTGCTCGGAGGTATCGGCCGCGTGCTCGACGGCGACAACCGGTGA
- a CDS encoding DUF4199 domain-containing protein yields MKTTLFYGFVMALAGSLLTYILFFLGYHDSVEKFTTAQTIASVVGLLIWITCLLLGIRARRDEVPAHEAFGYGRALGAGTLIALWGSLFGSISHAIYMMFVNPDFREVVVQSEIAKMEAKGVPAAQIEQAEGMVRMMTGPVVQSIFALIFGFILCFMVALIVAAFVRRPATGTPPPLA; encoded by the coding sequence ATGAAAACCACCCTGTTTTACGGCTTCGTCATGGCTCTCGCAGGCTCCCTGCTGACCTACATCCTGTTCTTCCTTGGATATCACGACTCTGTCGAAAAGTTCACCACGGCCCAGACCATCGCGTCAGTGGTCGGTCTGCTGATCTGGATTACCTGCCTGCTTCTCGGCATCAGGGCACGGCGCGACGAAGTACCGGCCCATGAAGCCTTTGGCTATGGGCGTGCATTGGGCGCCGGGACGCTGATCGCGCTCTGGGGTTCGCTTTTCGGCTCCATCTCACACGCCATCTACATGATGTTCGTGAATCCCGATTTCCGCGAAGTCGTCGTGCAGAGTGAAATCGCCAAGATGGAAGCCAAGGGTGTGCCCGCGGCCCAAATCGAACAGGCCGAGGGCATGGTTCGGATGATGACCGGACCGGTTGTGCAATCCATCTTCGCACTGATATTCGGATTCATCCTGTGCTTTATGGTCGCATTGATTGTCGCCGCGTTTGTCCGCCGCCCTGCGACCGGCACACCGCCGCCGCTGGCCTGA
- a CDS encoding S1C family serine protease, translating into MKNPIVTRLLPVLLLATATSAFAEPEIKKEIVVRHHAAKGDGPHLAFKMDGPGQAEMEKVAYLGVETAPVDPTVAAQLGLPKGTGIVVRRVAEGSPAASLLQEHDVLTKLDDQILVNMAQLTVLVRNHKAGDEVKLTYIRNGKESTAKAKLAEREVPKLAWEGAPGDRAVQVFGHALPGGEGPNVMAFSRSMPGGPAGAGAMGVPPGDPADVMRVIGGDRMHWFAQPRVHVLRRAGGAGSTILDLTAGNFVFSDDAGSVEVNATEGKRELTVKDKDGKVTFQGPINNPEEHAKLPAEVKARIDSIGGAEFGGEPGSINIETKILNPARKIRFELPAGDDVSATEPGMRTL; encoded by the coding sequence ATGAAAAACCCAATCGTCACCCGTTTGCTTCCCGTCCTGCTGTTGGCTACGGCCACCAGCGCCTTCGCCGAGCCCGAGATAAAGAAGGAGATTGTCGTCCGTCACCACGCCGCCAAGGGCGACGGCCCGCACCTCGCCTTCAAGATGGATGGTCCCGGTCAGGCTGAGATGGAGAAAGTCGCCTACCTCGGCGTTGAGACGGCGCCCGTCGATCCCACCGTCGCTGCCCAGCTCGGCCTGCCCAAGGGTACGGGCATCGTGGTGCGCCGGGTGGCCGAGGGCAGCCCGGCCGCCAGCCTGCTCCAGGAGCACGACGTGCTCACCAAGCTCGACGACCAGATCTTGGTTAACATGGCGCAGCTCACTGTGCTTGTGCGCAACCACAAGGCTGGCGACGAGGTGAAGCTAACCTACATCCGCAACGGCAAGGAGAGCACGGCCAAGGCAAAGCTCGCGGAGCGCGAAGTGCCCAAACTGGCTTGGGAGGGTGCCCCGGGCGATCGGGCCGTGCAGGTCTTCGGCCACGCTCTGCCTGGCGGTGAAGGCCCCAACGTCATGGCCTTTTCTCGGTCGATGCCCGGCGGTCCGGCGGGCGCCGGGGCCATGGGGGTTCCCCCCGGCGATCCGGCCGATGTCATGCGCGTGATCGGCGGTGACCGCATGCACTGGTTCGCCCAGCCCCGGGTGCATGTTTTGCGGCGGGCGGGCGGAGCAGGGTCCACCATCCTCGACCTCACCGCGGGCAATTTTGTGTTCTCCGACGATGCCGGTTCCGTCGAGGTCAACGCCACCGAGGGCAAGCGCGAGCTAACGGTGAAGGACAAGGACGGCAAGGTCACCTTCCAGGGCCCGATCAATAATCCTGAGGAGCACGCCAAGCTGCCCGCCGAGGTGAAGGCGCGGATCGACAGCATCGGCGGGGCGGAATTCGGTGGCGAACCCGGTTCGATCAACATCGAGACCAAGATCCTCAATCCGGCCCGCAAAATCCGCTTCGAGCTGCCGGCGGGCGATGACGTGAGCGCGACCGAACCCGGCATGCGGACGCTCTGA
- a CDS encoding RNA polymerase sigma factor: MESAHEHSTWKQWIEAHGPRLLLCARQWTRSLADAEDVLQEAFVRYWRNQRHLPGDPQALLVTSIRRAALDLARREDRRTAREERADGGLEEREALFQKLPGEGDERRQEIETALRRLPAEQREVLALKIWQDLTFEQIGETLGISPNTAASRYRYALTALRKQLEPLCHG, from the coding sequence ATGGAGAGCGCCCATGAGCACAGCACTTGGAAGCAATGGATCGAGGCCCACGGCCCCCGCCTTCTGCTGTGCGCCCGCCAGTGGACCCGCTCGCTGGCCGATGCCGAGGATGTGCTTCAGGAGGCTTTCGTGCGCTACTGGCGGAACCAGCGGCACCTCCCGGGCGACCCGCAGGCCCTGCTGGTCACTTCCATCCGCCGTGCGGCGCTGGATCTCGCCCGCCGCGAAGACCGCCGCACGGCCCGCGAGGAACGCGCGGATGGTGGCTTGGAGGAGCGCGAGGCCCTTTTTCAAAAGCTGCCCGGCGAGGGCGATGAACGCCGCCAGGAAATCGAAACGGCCCTCCGCCGCCTGCCGGCTGAGCAACGCGAGGTGCTGGCGCTCAAAATCTGGCAGGACCTCACCTTCGAGCAGATCGGTGAGACGCTCGGCATCTCGCCCAACACTGCGGCGTCGCGCTACCGCTACGCCCTGACCGCCCTCCGCAAGCAACTGGAGCCCCTTTGCCATGGATGA
- a CDS encoding LysR family transcriptional regulator, with amino-acid sequence MELYQLRYFLAVAETGNFTKAAGRVFVSQPSLSQQILNLEEELGQQLFHRLGRKVVLTDAGQKLLESARRIVADADQTIQELKESTGLGPKVKVGALQTVAHFFFPAVMAHCRANDIPLIIHTREDFRRPLAEAVLEGQLDWALISLPFNEPRLHFEKLYTEPLWVAMSANHRLAQLDHLTFASLRDESFILMGEASTLTQHIQRFCGDHDFEPKISHRCAQVSTAKSLTAMGLGITILPKSARSATDPEGLIFRKFSGPVQPSRDIALVRHRRRHLGRGAQLFVEIARTVVGPIASTNTAPPLKGS; translated from the coding sequence ATGGAGTTATACCAGTTGCGTTACTTCTTGGCAGTGGCTGAGACAGGGAATTTTACGAAAGCCGCCGGTCGCGTCTTCGTTTCCCAACCGTCACTCAGCCAGCAAATCCTCAACCTCGAAGAGGAGCTAGGACAGCAACTCTTCCATCGTCTTGGGAGAAAGGTAGTTCTCACCGATGCCGGACAGAAACTACTGGAAAGCGCCCGCCGCATCGTGGCCGACGCCGATCAGACAATTCAGGAGCTCAAGGAGAGCACCGGCCTTGGCCCCAAGGTCAAGGTCGGGGCCCTGCAGACCGTCGCCCACTTCTTTTTTCCCGCCGTCATGGCGCACTGCCGGGCCAACGACATCCCGCTGATTATCCATACCCGCGAAGACTTCCGCCGCCCGCTGGCCGAGGCCGTGCTGGAGGGACAGCTCGACTGGGCCCTGATTTCCCTGCCCTTCAATGAACCCCGGCTGCACTTCGAGAAACTCTACACCGAGCCGCTCTGGGTCGCCATGAGTGCCAACCATCGGCTCGCGCAGCTAGATCATCTCACCTTCGCCTCCTTGCGGGACGAAAGCTTCATCCTGATGGGCGAGGCGTCTACCCTCACTCAGCACATCCAGCGTTTCTGCGGGGATCACGACTTCGAGCCGAAGATCAGCCACCGCTGCGCCCAGGTTTCCACCGCCAAATCGCTCACCGCGATGGGCCTCGGCATCACCATCCTCCCCAAGAGCGCGCGTAGCGCCACCGACCCCGAGGGCCTCATCTTCCGCAAGTTTAGCGGCCCGGTGCAACCCTCGCGCGATATCGCCCTGGTGCGGCACCGCCGTCGCCACCTGGGGCGCGGGGCCCAGCTATTTGTCGAGATCGCGCGCACGGTCGTCGGCCCGATCGCCAGCACCAACACCGCTCCGCCGCTGAAGGGCTCGTGA
- a CDS encoding phasin family protein yields the protein MINAIKKTLLAGLGAAVVTKEKVEAGLDELVSQGKLNAADARRLARKLARDGRREFAELSNDVGEKLHDLALKSAREGQTRLRQLEAHLKKVEQQNKPRRAKPARRAK from the coding sequence ATGATCAACGCGATCAAAAAGACCCTCCTCGCGGGCCTCGGCGCCGCGGTCGTCACGAAAGAAAAGGTCGAGGCCGGCCTCGATGAACTGGTTAGTCAGGGCAAACTCAACGCCGCCGATGCACGCCGTCTGGCCCGCAAGCTCGCACGGGACGGACGTCGGGAATTTGCCGAACTGAGCAACGACGTCGGTGAAAAACTGCACGACCTCGCGCTCAAGTCCGCCCGCGAAGGCCAGACCCGCCTCCGCCAGCTCGAGGCCCACCTGAAGAAAGTCGAACAGCAGAATAAGCCCCGCCGCGCCAAACCAGCCCGTCGCGCGAAGTGA
- a CDS encoding ABC1 kinase family protein translates to MIGFDILSHAGRAKDILAALARHGFSNLLNQMDLPAGIWQRLLPTPPAPHRAEERLRLAAEELGPAFVKLGQILSMRPDLLPHSYITELRKLQSQVQPLPFEEFRATLVTELEREPEEFFSEFNPVPAASASLAQVYFARLKEGGQPVAVKIQKPGVERSVQIDLDLAAWLAAQVHKHIDALRPFDLPAAIEEARQGMLRELDFRTEARNQEYFNALNPQPDQVFAPRVYPDLCTRRVLVMERIEGRPVSDPGLPADQCSALAGHGAQSLVRQILISGFFHADPHAGNVLVTPDGRLCFLDWGLAGHLTRRLRQALADFWVAAVEQDAERIVQIAADLAPANARPDLRAMEKEVTLALREELNFALGEPQLGRAMLRLLHIFGRNGIALSRDYSLMAKAVFSIEEVGRALDPEFDLRRHMPPILRELFRERANPRNLARRFREVLHEALLGLQDFPGELRRIVRRFEQENPTINLQHRGLERLDDSLRVAANRIALGVVVGSLIIGSSLLVTTRVGPTLFGYPALGIIGYIISALFGLYVILDIIRHRRHK, encoded by the coding sequence GTGATCGGCTTCGACATCCTCAGCCACGCCGGTCGCGCCAAGGACATCCTCGCGGCCCTGGCCCGCCACGGATTCTCCAATCTGCTCAACCAGATGGACCTGCCGGCGGGCATCTGGCAGCGCCTGCTGCCGACGCCGCCCGCCCCGCACCGAGCGGAGGAGCGCCTCCGTCTCGCCGCCGAGGAACTCGGCCCGGCCTTCGTCAAGCTGGGCCAGATCCTCTCGATGCGGCCCGACCTGCTGCCGCACTCCTACATCACCGAGTTGCGCAAACTGCAAAGCCAGGTGCAGCCCCTGCCCTTCGAAGAGTTCCGCGCCACGCTAGTCACCGAACTCGAGCGCGAGCCCGAAGAATTCTTCAGCGAATTCAACCCCGTGCCGGCCGCCAGTGCTTCGCTGGCTCAGGTGTATTTCGCCCGCCTCAAGGAGGGCGGGCAGCCCGTCGCGGTGAAGATCCAGAAACCCGGCGTCGAACGTTCGGTGCAGATCGACCTCGATCTCGCGGCCTGGCTCGCCGCCCAGGTCCACAAACATATCGACGCGCTCCGACCCTTCGACCTGCCCGCTGCCATCGAGGAAGCCCGCCAAGGCATGCTGCGTGAACTGGATTTCCGCACCGAGGCACGCAACCAGGAATATTTCAATGCCCTTAACCCGCAGCCCGACCAGGTCTTCGCGCCGCGGGTCTATCCGGACCTCTGCACCCGTCGCGTGCTGGTAATGGAGCGCATCGAGGGTCGCCCCGTGAGCGACCCGGGCCTGCCGGCCGACCAATGCAGCGCCTTGGCCGGCCACGGAGCCCAGTCGCTCGTGCGACAGATCCTCATTTCCGGTTTCTTCCACGCCGACCCGCACGCCGGCAACGTCCTCGTCACGCCCGACGGACGCCTCTGCTTCCTCGACTGGGGGCTCGCCGGCCACCTCACGCGCCGGCTCCGCCAGGCGCTCGCCGATTTTTGGGTCGCCGCGGTTGAGCAGGACGCAGAACGCATTGTGCAGATCGCAGCCGACCTCGCGCCGGCCAACGCCCGCCCCGATCTCCGCGCGATGGAAAAGGAAGTGACTCTCGCCCTGCGCGAGGAGCTCAATTTCGCGCTCGGGGAACCGCAACTCGGCCGCGCCATGCTCCGCCTGCTCCACATCTTCGGCCGCAACGGCATCGCGCTTTCCCGCGACTACTCGCTCATGGCCAAGGCCGTGTTCTCCATCGAGGAGGTCGGCCGCGCGCTCGACCCGGAGTTCGACCTGCGCCGGCACATGCCGCCAATCCTCCGCGAACTGTTCCGCGAGCGAGCCAACCCCCGCAACCTCGCCCGTCGCTTCCGCGAGGTGCTCCACGAAGCGCTGCTCGGCCTTCAGGATTTTCCGGGGGAACTCCGCCGCATCGTGCGACGATTCGAACAGGAAAACCCGACGATCAACCTCCAGCACCGCGGCCTGGAACGCCTCGACGACTCCCTGCGCGTCGCCGCCAACCGCATCGCTTTGGGCGTCGTGGTTGGCTCTTTGATCATCGGATCCTCGCTGCTGGTGACCACCCGCGTCGGACCGACGCTTTTCGGCTATCCGGCCCTCGGCATCATCGGCTACATCATCTCGGCGCTGTTCGGCCTCTACGTCATCTTGGACATCATCCGCCACCGCCGGCACAAGTGA